One genomic window of Quercus lobata isolate SW786 chromosome 9, ValleyOak3.0 Primary Assembly, whole genome shotgun sequence includes the following:
- the LOC115960020 gene encoding auxilin-related protein 2: MDEFGVLTERFGLKPQGKAAPMAASKQPTSSSNAQTRNFGFNSGQNPKPSSSSSRSSLHSNFAFGSFLDDQNGVFQSNGDSKTQHFGGFDDLLFGGPGKSTNQSNSFDYDSIFSNNSHGKSSTVPMYGVDDVFGGMPGSKSSASAPNNDDVFASFASMSKQSAPIDDLFGNLGAKSKSASRNGSVKNANGFDDLIPGFGGSSPLNIGTNARANQAQQSSIHSTKPAFTSEDPFVILESTSTTAYTSSELFSDPLEEISKLSKSGGTKLGVSSNAIPSLRPPPKPMQVSKADKVKNSSVSSIDELEDFAMGRVRNKAGERSEVSTSKKVVKNSATKSSRYNEAVDTSHRNQQRGGDDLESFFSSGSRSSSVPRSRATTLDPLFDASIYKRAPEVPQRKPSGSSVSIKKSPSASFINDDLSSIFGDASLLGEFQEVEGESEERRRARLGRHQRTQERAAKAVADMNQRDFQTQQEQEERRRISETVDIKIKSWAAGREGNMRALLSSLEHVLWPECGWQPVSLTDMITSASVKKVYRKATLYVHPDKVQQKGASLQQKYTAEKVFDILKEAWNKFNKEELS, encoded by the exons ATGGACGAGTTTGGTGTCTTAACCGAGCGGTTTGGATTGAAGCCTCAAGGTAAAGCTGCTCCAATGGCCGCTTCGAAACAACCCACAAGTTCAAGCAATGCCCAGACCCGGAATTTCGGATTCAATTCGGGTCAAAACCCCAAACCCTCTTCCTCTTCGTCCAGATCCTCCCTGCATTCAAATTTTGCTTTTGGGTCTTTCCTCGATGATCAAAATGGAGTCTTTCAATCCAACGGCGATTCCAAAACCCAGCATTTTGGTGGGTTTGATGATTTGTTATTCGGGGGACCTGGTAAATCCACAAACCAATCTAATTCGTTCGATTACGATTCGATATTTTCGAATAATTCGCATGGGAAGTCTTCGACGGTGCCTATGTATGGTGTTGATGATGTGTTTGGTGGAATGCCTGGCTCGAAGAGCTCTGCTTCGGCTCCGAATAATGATGACGTGTTTGCGTCGTTTGCTTCAATGTCGAAGCAGAGTGCTCccattgatgatttgtttggtAATTTGGGTGCAAAATCGAAGAGTGCGAGCCGGAATGGATCggtgaagaatgccaatggttTTGATGATTTGATACCTGGATTTGGTGGAAGTAGTCCTCTGAATATCGG GACAAATGCTAGGGCTAATCAGGCTCAGCAATCATCTATTCATTCAACTAAACCAGCCTTCACTTCAGAAGACCCCTTTGTAATATTAGAATCAACTTCAACCACTGCATATACTTCCTCAGAACTGTTCTCAGATCCACTTGAAGAAATAAGTAAGCTGAGTAAATCTGGTGGCACAAAACTTGGGGTTTCATCAAATGCTATCCCGTCATTGAGGCCTCCCCCAAAACCAATGCAAGTTTCAAAGGCAGATAAAG TTAAGAACTCAAGTGTGTCTTCAATTGACGAACTTGAGGACTTTGCCATGGGTAGGGTGCGTAATAAAGCTGGTGAACGGTCAGAGGTATCCACTAGTAAAAAAGTGGTAAAGAACTCAGCCACCAAATCTAGTAGATATAATGAAGCTGTAGATACTTCACACCGTAATCAGCAAAGGGGTGGAGATGATCTAGAGTCCTTTTTCAGTTCAGGTTCTAGATCAAGCAGTGTACCAAGAtcaagggctacaactttg GACCCTTTATTTGATGCATCAATATACAAGAGAGCCCCTGAAGTGCCCCAGAGGAAGCCTTCAGGGTCCTCAGTCAGCATAAAGAAGTCTCCTTCTGCTTCATTCATAAATGATGACCTTTCATCCATTTTTGGag ATGCTTCATTACTCGGAGAATTTCAAGAGGTTGAAGGGGAaagtgaagaaagaagaagagccaGATTGGGGCGTCACCAAAGGACCCAGGAGCGCGCG GCAAAAGCTGTGGCTGATATGAACCAGCGTGACTTTCAAACACAGCAGGAGCAAGAAGAGAGGCGT AGGATTTCTGAGACGGtagacataaaaataaagagctGGGCGGCAGGAAGAGAAGGCAATATGCGTGCACTGCTATCATCATTGGAACAT GTGCTTTGGCCTGAATGTGGTTGGCAGCCAGTGTCTTTGACAGATATGATTACCTCTGCCTCGGTTAAAAAGGTTTACAGAAAGGCAACATTATACGTTCATCCTGATAAAGTTCAGCAAAAAGGTGCCAGTCTTCAACAAAAATATACTGCAGAGAAGGTTTTTGATATCCTTAAG GAAGCTTGGAACAAATTCAATAAAGAAGAACTTTCTTAG